A single Brienomyrus brachyistius isolate T26 chromosome 11, BBRACH_0.4, whole genome shotgun sequence DNA region contains:
- the htatip2 gene encoding oxidoreductase HTATIP2, protein MTFLLCRCGKTVGFLSSILVLIAAVLHYFAYPETIACPRMASNMRTLEEAFREKNKTCFVLGASGETGKQLLKELVDRKIFSKITLIGRRQLTFEDKAYESVIQEVVDFENLDNFASAFHGHDVGYCCLGTTKAKSGADGFVRVDHDYVLKSAELAKAGGCSHFVLESSAQADKTSAFLYTRVKGQVEADIQELKFERYSIFRPAVLLVDRQESRPAEWLARKFFAGCSYFSPGFMSIPVKYVAKAMVANTLNEEGKSAEILENKDIYNLGKCAE, encoded by the exons ATGACGTTCCTCTTATGCAGATGTGGTAAAACCGTGGGCTTCTTGAGCAGCATTCTAGTTCTGATAGCAGCCGTTTTACATTATTTTGCGTATCCAGAGACGATAGCGTGTCCAAG AATGGCGAGTAATATGAGGACGCTGGAGGAGGCTTTCCGGGAGAAGAATAAAACCTGTTTCGTCCTGGGCGCCTCTGGGGAAACGGGCAAGCAGCTGCTGAAAGAGCTTGTGGATCGAAAGATCTTTTCCAAGATTACCCTGATAGGGAGACGACAGCTGACCTTTGAGGACAAAGCTTATGAAAGCGTG atcCAGGAAGTTGTAGATTTTGAGAACCTAGATAATTTTGCTTCAGCGTTTCATGGTCACGATGTAGGATACTGCTGCCTGGGAACCACTAAAGCCAAATCAGGGGCT GATGGTTTTGTTCGAGTCGATCACGACTACGTGTTAAAATCAGCGGAGCTAGCCAAGGCTGGTGGCTGCTCCCACTTCGTCCTGGAGTCCTCCGCACAGGCTGACAAAACAAGTGCCTTCCTTTACACGAGAGTCAAG GGTCAAGTGGAAGCAGATATTCAGGAATTGAAATTTGAAAGGTACTCCATCTTCAGACCTGC AGTGCTTTTGGTTGATCGCCAGGAGTCGCGACCAGCAGAGTGGCTTGCCAGAAAGTTCTTTGCCGGATGCTCCTACTTTTCCCCCGGTTTTATGTCCATACCCGTTAAGTATGTGGCCAAAGCTATGGTGGCCAACACGCTCAATGAGGAAGGAAAAAGCGCGGAGATTCTTGAGAACAAGGATATCTACAACCTAGGAAAATGTGCTGAATAA